Proteins encoded in a region of the Bacillus sp. T3 genome:
- the pth gene encoding aminoacyl-tRNA hydrolase — protein MKLIVGLGNPGRQYENTRHNIGFKVIDQLAHDLYVGLDQAKHKGIYGMAHIGGEKVILLKPLTYMNLSGECIRAVMDYYQIETEDIVVIYDDLDLPVGKIRLRQKGSAGGHNGIKSTIAHLGTESFNRIRVGIDRPTNGMKVTDYVLGRFTPEEQDMMVDVIQKCGAATKQWLSTPFLQVMNQFNA, from the coding sequence ATGAAGCTTATTGTTGGCCTTGGGAACCCAGGAAGACAATATGAAAACACAAGACATAATATTGGTTTTAAAGTGATTGACCAACTGGCACATGATTTATATGTTGGTTTAGATCAAGCAAAACATAAAGGTATTTATGGAATGGCCCATATCGGTGGTGAAAAAGTAATTTTATTAAAGCCACTTACTTATATGAATTTATCCGGTGAATGTATTCGTGCGGTTATGGATTACTATCAAATAGAAACTGAAGACATAGTGGTTATTTATGATGATTTAGACTTACCTGTAGGGAAAATACGCCTCCGTCAAAAAGGGAGTGCAGGAGGTCATAATGGCATCAAATCGACCATTGCTCATTTAGGCACAGAGAGCTTTAATCGGATCCGAGTTGGAATTGACCGACCAACGAATGGAATGAAAGTGACAGACTATGTTTTAGGTCGATTCACACCAGAAGAGCAGGACATGATGGTAGACGTAATCCAAAAGTGTGGAGCGGCGACGAAACAATGGCTCAGCACTCCTTTTTTACAGGTAATGAATCAATTCAATGCGTAA
- a CDS encoding anti-sigma-F factor Fin family protein: MAIHYHCRHCGMNIGTIDQMSIHSEQLGLHKLSDVERQEMVSYDQQGDIHIAAICEDCQEHLTRNPDYHQYDFLIH; encoded by the coding sequence TTGGCTATTCATTACCACTGCCGTCATTGCGGAATGAATATTGGCACAATCGATCAAATGTCTATACATAGTGAGCAACTAGGTTTACACAAGCTATCAGATGTAGAACGCCAGGAAATGGTTTCTTATGATCAACAAGGTGATATTCATATAGCTGCAATTTGCGAGGATTGCCAGGAACATCTGACAAGAAATCCTGACTATCACCAATATGATTTTCTGATACATTAA
- a CDS encoding FtsB family cell division protein yields MGAIKRNVAKLETKLTQQHEIAEIRVAKKRKRLVRRLSFFAIITFATAYFMISTLISQASMIEQKQEEKEKLEQKLSQLREDQGALKDEIVKLNDKDYISKLARRDYFLSDSNEIIFSIPDEKSQKESK; encoded by the coding sequence GTGGGTGCCATCAAAAGAAACGTAGCTAAGCTTGAGACAAAGTTAACACAACAACATGAAATCGCTGAGATCCGCGTTGCAAAAAAAAGAAAACGATTAGTTAGAAGACTGAGTTTCTTTGCAATTATTACCTTTGCAACAGCTTACTTTATGATCTCAACACTCATTTCGCAAGCCTCAATGATTGAACAAAAACAAGAAGAAAAGGAAAAACTTGAGCAAAAGTTATCACAATTAAGGGAAGATCAAGGTGCCCTGAAAGACGAAATCGTTAAGCTCAATGACAAGGATTATATTTCTAAGCTTGCTCGACGGGACTACTTCCTATCAGATAGTAATGAGATTATTTTTTCAATACCAGATGAGAAAAGTCAGAAGGAGTCTAAATAG
- a CDS encoding S1 domain-containing RNA-binding protein, producing the protein MSIEVGSKLQGKVTGITKFGAFVELPEGSTGLVHISEVADNYVKDINDHLKIGDMVEVKVINVEKDGKIGLSIKKAKDRVESKPQSHSHSNSHSQRPRHGRTNDQRNNKVENFESKMARFLKDSEDRLSSLKRHTESKRGGRGARRG; encoded by the coding sequence ATGTCAATCGAAGTAGGCAGCAAGTTACAGGGGAAGGTAACAGGCATTACTAAGTTTGGGGCGTTTGTGGAGCTGCCAGAGGGTTCAACTGGCCTTGTTCACATTAGTGAGGTTGCAGATAACTATGTGAAGGATATAAATGACCATCTGAAAATTGGCGATATGGTAGAAGTAAAAGTAATTAATGTTGAAAAAGATGGCAAAATTGGATTATCCATAAAAAAAGCAAAAGACAGAGTTGAATCAAAACCACAATCACATTCGCACTCCAATTCTCACTCTCAGCGTCCTCGCCATGGTAGAACAAATGATCAACGGAATAACAAGGTTGAAAATTTCGAATCAAAAATGGCACGTTTTTTAAAGGATAGTGAAGACCGCTTATCTTCGTTAAAGCGTCACACTGAGTCCAAACGTGGTGGAAGAGGAGCTAGAAGAGGTTAA
- the hpt gene encoding hypoxanthine phosphoribosyltransferase — MKRDIEKILITEEEIQAKIKDLAGQLTEEYQDKFPLAIGVLKGAMPFMGDLLKRIDTYLEMDFMDVSSYGNSTVSSGEVKILKDLDTSVEGRNILIIEDIIDSGLTLSYLVELFRYRKAKSIKIVTLLDKPTGRKADLEADYVGFIVPDAFVVGYGLDYAEKYRNLPYIGVLKPEVYSHNS; from the coding sequence ATGAAAAGAGATATTGAAAAAATACTGATTACAGAGGAAGAGATTCAAGCCAAGATTAAAGATCTTGCAGGTCAATTGACCGAGGAATACCAAGATAAATTTCCTCTAGCAATTGGGGTATTAAAAGGTGCAATGCCTTTTATGGGTGACCTCTTAAAAAGAATAGATACATACTTAGAGATGGACTTTATGGATGTATCTAGCTATGGAAACTCAACTGTTTCATCAGGAGAAGTTAAAATCCTAAAGGATTTAGATACTTCTGTTGAAGGTCGTAATATCCTAATTATTGAGGATATTATTGATAGTGGTCTAACATTAAGCTATCTTGTTGAGCTTTTCCGCTATCGGAAAGCTAAATCAATTAAGATTGTTACTTTGCTCGATAAGCCTACTGGTCGCAAAGCGGATCTTGAAGCAGATTACGTTGGCTTTATTGTTCCGGATGCATTTGTCGTTGGTTACGGTTTAGATTATGCAGAAAAATACCGAAACCTACCATATATTGGGGTTTTGAAGCCTGAGGTATACAGTCACAATAGTTAA
- a CDS encoding RNA-binding S4 domain-containing protein, translated as MRLDKFLKVSRLIKRRTIAKEISDQGRIDINGKQAKSSSTVKVGDVLTVKFGQRIVTAKIERIQETSRKEEAAEMYTIISEERVTEA; from the coding sequence ATGCGCTTAGATAAATTTCTTAAGGTTTCACGACTCATTAAACGGCGGACAATTGCCAAAGAGATATCGGACCAAGGTCGAATCGATATTAATGGAAAACAGGCAAAATCAAGCTCTACTGTAAAGGTAGGCGATGTGCTGACCGTTAAATTTGGCCAAAGAATTGTTACCGCTAAAATTGAACGAATCCAAGAAACGTCTCGTAAAGAAGAAGCCGCCGAAATGTATACGATAATTAGTGAAGAGCGTGTAACAGAGGCATAA
- the yabQ gene encoding spore cortex biosynthesis protein YabQ: protein MKRASRKNWFVFINDVLFWVLQGLIIFYVLFIVNEGEMRFYIFIALFCGFAAYQSLLKNPYLKGLELIIKAVVSIWRFIVKLVLTLVYKPVLALLAFILSILLYTGRALLSLLKFIGKALGWILLLLFKPVKFILLFFWKLLPKGIKKTVEKLYNKMAGFLRKIIEYIIKFINRLKKK, encoded by the coding sequence TTGAAGCGAGCTTCGCGCAAAAATTGGTTTGTTTTTATTAATGATGTCTTATTCTGGGTTTTGCAAGGTCTTATTATTTTTTATGTATTGTTTATCGTCAATGAAGGTGAAATGAGATTTTACATTTTCATTGCTTTATTTTGTGGTTTTGCTGCCTATCAAAGTCTATTAAAAAATCCCTATTTAAAAGGATTGGAGCTAATCATTAAAGCCGTTGTCTCCATTTGGAGGTTTATTGTGAAACTGGTGTTAACATTGGTTTATAAGCCAGTTTTAGCTCTCTTAGCCTTTATCTTATCAATACTTTTATATACCGGGAGGGCACTATTATCTCTGCTCAAGTTTATTGGGAAAGCACTTGGTTGGATTCTACTTTTGTTGTTTAAACCAGTCAAGTTCATTTTGTTATTTTTTTGGAAACTTTTGCCGAAAGGGATTAAAAAAACCGTCGAGAAGTTATATAATAAAATGGCAGGATTCTTGAGAAAAATCATAGAATACATCATTAAGTTCATAAATCGATTGAAAAAAAAATAA
- a CDS encoding 50S ribosomal protein L25/general stress protein Ctc, producing MSAVLQAKGRTGTQGSALKSLRDRGDIPAIIYGPNLANQSVSINIGDLLKTIRDNGRNGIISLQLDGKSRNVILTDYQTDPLKKEIIHADFLAVDMSTELQVNVRIQLDGECAGVKDGGVLQQTLHELTITATPNHIPQAIHVDISNLQVGENLTIADLPISDEININHDEEEVIVTILPPKQESEISTGEQQEGGLPDNLEGRETEAPE from the coding sequence ATGAGTGCAGTTTTACAAGCCAAAGGACGAACAGGAACACAGGGCTCAGCGCTAAAGAGCTTACGGGATCGTGGTGATATTCCAGCGATCATATATGGACCAAATTTGGCAAATCAGTCGGTCTCCATCAATATTGGGGATTTGTTAAAAACGATTCGTGACAATGGTCGCAATGGAATCATTTCGTTACAGCTTGACGGAAAAAGTCGCAATGTCATCCTTACAGACTATCAAACAGATCCGTTGAAAAAAGAAATCATTCATGCTGATTTCTTGGCTGTAGATATGTCAACCGAACTGCAAGTCAATGTACGGATTCAATTAGATGGGGAGTGTGCTGGAGTTAAGGATGGCGGTGTCCTGCAACAGACGCTCCATGAATTAACGATTACGGCAACACCTAATCATATTCCGCAGGCAATTCATGTTGATATCTCAAATTTACAGGTAGGCGAAAATTTAACGATTGCCGATCTACCGATTTCAGATGAGATTAACATCAATCATGATGAAGAGGAAGTTATCGTTACGATTCTTCCGCCTAAACAGGAATCTGAAATCAGTACTGGTGAACAACAAGAAGGCGGTCTTCCAGATAATTTAGAGGGTCGAGAAACAGAGGCGCCTGAATAA
- the spoVT gene encoding stage V sporulation protein T, with the protein MKATGIVRRIDDLGRVVIPKEIRRTLRIREGDPLEIFVDRDGEVILKKYSPISELSDFAKEYAEALYDSLGHPVLICDRDTYIAVAGGSKKDYLNKNISDLVEKTMEERNSVLMNQQDSVSIVDGNDEAISAYTIGPIIANGDPIGAVIIVAKEGTVGDVEQKAVETASSFLARQMES; encoded by the coding sequence ATGAAAGCAACTGGTATTGTTCGTCGAATCGATGATTTAGGTCGTGTGGTTATTCCAAAGGAAATTCGTAGAACACTAAGAATTCGTGAAGGTGACCCGCTTGAGATCTTTGTAGATCGGGATGGGGAAGTTATTTTAAAGAAATACTCTCCAATTAGTGAGTTAAGTGATTTTGCCAAAGAGTACGCAGAAGCCTTATATGATAGTCTAGGGCACCCAGTATTAATTTGCGACAGGGATACATATATTGCTGTTGCAGGAGGTTCAAAGAAAGATTACTTAAATAAAAACATAAGTGATTTAGTAGAAAAAACAATGGAAGAACGAAACTCTGTTCTGATGAACCAGCAAGATTCAGTGTCAATTGTTGATGGAAATGATGAGGCGATATCTGCTTATACGATTGGACCAATTATTGCCAATGGTGACCCGATTGGTGCAGTGATTATCGTTGCAAAGGAAGGTACAGTAGGAGATGTTGAACAAAAGGCTGTCGAAACAGCTTCAAGCTTTTTAGCTCGTCAAATGGAATCGTAA
- the spoIIE gene encoding stage II sporulation protein E: MAKAEHNFTEPIGEVNFKSPKIEFSHGLNKMLAKIEAFFIKRGYILLFIGFLLGRALILTKLTPFSLPFFAAVYLMKRDRAPLALIGLVAGALTLSISDAVLAVGSACCFLIIYRIIGKWIQNDLKVVPVIVFATLLVGNLLQVLFIEQRLTIYDGIMAGVEAGLGCILTLIFQQSIPLLSITKRKQPLKTEEIVCMIIMLASIMTGTIGWVVYDLSIENIVSRYLVLLFSFVAGATVGSTVGVVTGLILSLANVSSFFQMSLLAFSGLLGGLLKEGKKLGVSIGLLIATVLVGMYGEGGGNLSTTVLETAVAILLFFVTPKALTARLAKHIPGTAEYAAEQQQYMRKMRDVTASKVAQFSNVFQALSKSFTANEDNEKLDDTDREVDFFLSNVTEKTCQTCFKKDYCWTRNFNTTYDYMSEIMQEMDRNNGVLSQKIVREWEKHCTRSNKVIDSIGQELTYFQANQKLKKQVQESRRLVAEQLLGVSEVMENFAQEIQRERENHHKQEEQILDALQEFGIQIEQVEIYSLLKGNVDIDMTIPYCNGHGECEKLIAPMLSDILGETIVVNSEECSTFPNGFCHVTFGSAKAFVVETGISHAAKDGGFVSGDSYSTIELGLGKYAIAISDGMGNGERAHFESMETLTLLQKILQSGIEEKVAIKSVNSVLSLRTNDEIFSTLDLAMIDLQNASAKFLKIGSTPSFVKRGKKIMKIQASNLPMGMFQDFEVDVVGEQLKAGDLLIMMSDGVFEGPKHVENYDLWMKRKLQELQTDNPQQIADLIIEEVIRSRGGSIDDDMTIVVSKIKHNTPKWASIPTQKQRKKA; encoded by the coding sequence ATGGCTAAGGCAGAGCATAATTTTACTGAACCTATTGGTGAAGTGAATTTTAAAAGTCCCAAGATCGAATTCTCTCATGGATTAAATAAAATGTTAGCAAAAATTGAAGCATTCTTTATTAAAAGGGGTTACATCCTTCTTTTTATAGGATTTTTATTAGGACGAGCTCTAATTTTAACTAAACTTACTCCATTTAGTCTACCATTCTTTGCAGCTGTCTATTTAATGAAAAGAGATCGCGCTCCATTAGCCTTGATTGGCTTAGTGGCTGGTGCTTTGACATTATCGATATCCGATGCGGTGCTCGCGGTTGGTAGTGCATGCTGCTTTCTTATTATTTATAGAATAATAGGGAAATGGATTCAAAATGATTTAAAGGTTGTTCCTGTCATCGTTTTTGCAACTTTGCTAGTGGGTAACCTCCTTCAAGTCTTGTTTATTGAACAACGGCTTACTATTTATGATGGAATAATGGCGGGGGTTGAGGCAGGGTTAGGCTGTATTCTTACGTTAATTTTCCAACAAAGCATCCCTTTATTATCGATAACAAAGCGTAAACAACCGTTAAAAACAGAAGAAATTGTTTGCATGATTATTATGCTGGCCTCGATTATGACAGGAACAATTGGTTGGGTTGTTTACGATTTATCCATCGAAAATATTGTTTCAAGGTACCTAGTTTTGTTATTTTCCTTTGTGGCTGGAGCCACAGTTGGTTCAACAGTAGGAGTCGTTACAGGGCTAATTCTAAGCTTGGCAAACGTATCTAGCTTCTTCCAAATGAGCCTGCTTGCCTTTTCTGGATTGTTAGGAGGGTTGTTGAAGGAAGGGAAAAAGCTAGGAGTTTCAATCGGTTTATTGATTGCAACCGTCTTAGTAGGTATGTATGGAGAAGGAGGGGGAAATCTCTCCACGACTGTATTAGAAACGGCTGTCGCGATTTTATTATTTTTCGTCACACCGAAAGCACTAACTGCTAGACTTGCAAAGCATATTCCTGGAACAGCAGAATACGCTGCGGAGCAACAGCAGTATATGCGGAAAATGAGAGATGTTACAGCATCAAAGGTTGCGCAGTTCTCCAATGTTTTTCAAGCCTTATCAAAAAGCTTTACTGCAAATGAGGATAACGAAAAGTTAGATGATACCGATCGAGAGGTGGATTTCTTTTTAAGTAATGTAACCGAAAAAACATGTCAAACATGTTTTAAAAAGGATTATTGCTGGACAAGGAATTTTAATACAACCTATGACTATATGAGTGAAATTATGCAGGAAATGGATCGCAATAATGGAGTCCTTTCACAAAAAATCGTGCGCGAGTGGGAAAAGCATTGTACGCGCTCCAATAAAGTAATCGATTCGATTGGGCAGGAACTCACCTACTTCCAAGCTAATCAAAAATTGAAAAAGCAGGTACAGGAAAGCAGAAGATTAGTAGCAGAACAATTATTAGGAGTTTCCGAGGTGATGGAAAACTTTGCGCAAGAGATTCAGAGGGAACGAGAAAATCATCATAAACAAGAGGAACAAATACTTGATGCCCTTCAGGAATTTGGCATTCAAATTGAGCAGGTTGAAATTTACAGCTTATTAAAGGGAAATGTTGATATAGATATGACCATTCCGTATTGCAATGGACATGGCGAATGTGAAAAACTGATTGCTCCGATGTTATCCGATATTCTTGGGGAAACGATCGTCGTCAACTCAGAAGAATGCTCCACTTTCCCGAATGGTTTTTGTCATGTAACGTTTGGCTCAGCTAAGGCTTTTGTCGTCGAAACTGGCATTTCACATGCAGCAAAGGATGGCGGTTTTGTCTCAGGAGACAGTTATTCTACGATTGAACTGGGACTAGGGAAATATGCGATTGCCATCAGTGATGGAATGGGGAATGGCGAGCGAGCCCATTTTGAAAGTATGGAGACCTTAACCTTATTACAAAAAATACTACAATCAGGCATCGAAGAGAAGGTGGCAATTAAATCTGTTAACTCGGTACTATCGCTGCGAACGAATGATGAGATCTTCTCAACTCTTGATTTAGCTATGATTGATTTACAAAATGCGTCCGCAAAATTTCTAAAAATTGGCTCAACGCCTAGCTTTGTTAAACGTGGCAAAAAAATCATGAAAATCCAAGCAAGTAATTTACCGATGGGGATGTTTCAAGATTTTGAAGTTGATGTAGTTGGTGAGCAATTAAAAGCTGGTGACCTGCTCATCATGATGAGCGATGGTGTATTTGAGGGTCCAAAGCATGTGGAAAATTACGATTTGTGGATGAAGAGAAAGCTACAGGAGCTGCAGACAGATAATCCCCAACAAATAGCTGATTTAATTATTGAGGAGGTCATTCGTTCAAGAGGGGGTTCAATTGACGATGACATGACGATTGTTGTGTCGAAAATTAAGCATAACACTCCAAAATGGGCCTCAATTCCGACGCAAAAACAACGAAAAAAAGCATAA
- a CDS encoding oligosaccharide flippase family protein, with the protein MYLNSDWLALKMNDPNLAVLFRVISIIFLILPFTSVLRGYFQGEGDMLPTAVSQVAEQLIRVLTILGVSALFMREGYSLYMVGGGATFGSITGGIVAGILLFYFFRKRKKDNHFSIKKLILAIRFTEAIEIIKTLSIQGFAICISGMLLIFIQLADSINLYTLLVSSGVDEFAAKQLKGIYDRGQPLIQLGTILATSMSLSLVPLISSSKVKKNREQLIAKIETALKISIMVGLGGAIGLICIIEPTNIMLFEDNSGSNVLAIIALLIFFSSVIITISSILQGLGISIVPAVLIFLGFVIKCLLNIPMVLKWGTVGAALSSVVAFVFILVLLSIKLKMTIRTTVIHKDFIQTIFLAGLIMGSSLLAYIRITDFLFSEGRIFSALQALSACVIGGSLYLIIVFRSGVFKEEELSVLPFGDKLRALLPNKSRR; encoded by the coding sequence ATGTACCTAAACTCAGACTGGTTAGCCTTGAAAATGAATGACCCGAACTTAGCTGTTTTATTTCGTGTCATATCCATTATTTTTCTCATTCTTCCATTTACCTCCGTATTGAGAGGGTATTTCCAAGGGGAAGGTGACATGCTTCCAACAGCTGTATCTCAGGTTGCTGAGCAGTTAATCAGGGTCCTGACCATACTCGGAGTTTCTGCCCTTTTTATGAGAGAAGGATATTCGCTTTATATGGTTGGTGGAGGAGCGACATTTGGGTCAATTACTGGTGGTATCGTAGCGGGGATTCTGTTATTTTACTTTTTCAGAAAAAGGAAAAAGGATAATCATTTTTCAATTAAAAAACTAATTCTAGCGATACGGTTTACAGAAGCAATCGAAATTATTAAAACCTTATCGATTCAAGGGTTTGCAATTTGTATTTCCGGAATGCTACTTATTTTTATTCAATTAGCAGATTCGATTAATCTGTATACGCTGCTTGTTTCATCTGGAGTTGACGAATTTGCGGCGAAACAACTAAAGGGAATTTATGATCGAGGTCAGCCTCTTATTCAATTAGGGACAATATTAGCAACATCAATGTCTCTGTCATTAGTACCATTAATTTCAAGCAGTAAAGTAAAGAAAAATAGAGAGCAGTTAATTGCGAAAATTGAAACTGCCTTGAAAATTAGTATTATGGTTGGACTTGGGGGGGCTATTGGTCTAATTTGTATTATTGAACCAACTAACATTATGTTATTTGAGGATAATTCAGGCTCTAATGTGTTAGCGATTATTGCTTTATTAATCTTTTTTTCTTCGGTTATTATTACAATTTCAAGTATTCTTCAAGGTTTGGGAATTAGCATCGTACCAGCCGTGCTCATCTTTCTTGGCTTTGTGATTAAATGCCTTTTGAATATTCCAATGGTGTTAAAATGGGGAACAGTGGGAGCGGCTCTATCATCTGTAGTGGCATTCGTGTTTATTTTGGTGTTATTAAGTATAAAATTAAAGATGACAATAAGAACAACAGTAATACATAAGGACTTTATCCAAACAATTTTTCTTGCTGGATTGATTATGGGAAGTAGTTTACTAGCTTATATTAGAATTACCGATTTTCTGTTTTCTGAAGGTCGAATATTTTCCGCACTGCAAGCATTGTCGGCTTGTGTAATTGGAGGTAGTCTATATTTAATTATTGTTTTTAGAAGCGGCGTTTTTAAGGAGGAGGAGCTTTCTGTTCTTCCGTTTGGTGACAAGCTAAGGGCGTTACTGCCAAATAAAAGCAGGAGATGA
- a CDS encoding oligosaccharide flippase family protein, which yields MRPEQGQKELLKGVFILTIGAILTKILSAMYRIPFQNMVGDVGFYIYQQVYPFYGLALVLTTNGFPVIISKLYAEKKGMEAKKLLIITFFFYLLSAYWALA from the coding sequence ATGAGGCCCGAACAAGGACAGAAAGAATTATTAAAGGGTGTATTTATCCTAACAATAGGAGCAATCCTGACAAAAATTTTGAGTGCGATGTATCGAATTCCTTTTCAAAATATGGTTGGTGATGTTGGTTTTTACATATATCAGCAGGTGTACCCATTTTATGGTCTAGCGCTTGTGTTAACAACTAATGGATTTCCGGTGATTATTTCAAAGCTGTATGCGGAGAAAAAAGGTATGGAGGCCAAGAAGTTACTTATTATTACCTTCTTTTTTTATTTACTGTCGGCCTACTGGGCTTTAGCTTAA
- the mazG gene encoding nucleoside triphosphate pyrophosphohydrolase: MQKKITILGLGAGDINQIPLGVYKKMLQAGTVYLRTKEHPVVGDLEQEGVQFVAFDSIYEKYDHFEQVYQEISNILLENAEDGSIIYAVPGHPIVAEQTVQILLSARKERGIDIELGGGQSFIDSVFQALKVDPIDGFQLLDGTSLTREAINLHQHVVIGQVYDTYVASNVKLTLMERLPDDYPVYVVSAAGSDNERIEEVLLYELDRVVKVNNLTSVYIPPVQEEVLLYKEFTKLREVIAELRGPNGCPWDRKQTHQSLKKYLIEEAYELIEAINDDDIDHIIEELGDVLLQVMLHAQIGEDEGYFSIDEVISSITSKMIRRHPHVFGSVKVNNVDDVLTNWEEIKSQEKATQDEESSLLDKVSLAQPSLMRAYELQKEAAKVGFDWQEVAPVWDKVKEELQEFEAEVMKDDDSENALKEFGDLLFAFINLARFYKIHPEEALLATNQKFTDRFRFVEKKVKESGRDFEQHTLDQLDQYWDEAKKTGL; this comes from the coding sequence TTGCAAAAGAAAATTACCATTCTCGGTTTAGGGGCTGGGGATATCAATCAAATCCCGCTAGGAGTGTATAAGAAAATGCTCCAGGCAGGCACAGTCTATTTAAGGACGAAGGAGCATCCAGTGGTAGGTGACCTGGAGCAGGAGGGCGTACAATTTGTAGCGTTTGATTCTATTTACGAAAAATACGATCACTTTGAGCAGGTTTATCAAGAGATTAGTAATATCCTATTAGAAAATGCCGAAGATGGTTCAATTATTTATGCTGTACCCGGACATCCAATCGTGGCTGAACAAACCGTTCAGATCCTATTATCAGCCAGGAAAGAAAGAGGAATTGACATCGAGCTTGGCGGAGGTCAAAGCTTTATCGATTCAGTTTTTCAAGCGCTCAAAGTGGACCCGATTGATGGTTTTCAATTATTAGACGGTACATCGTTAACACGAGAAGCAATTAATCTTCATCAGCATGTGGTTATTGGTCAGGTTTACGATACCTATGTCGCCTCAAATGTAAAATTAACCCTAATGGAGCGTCTTCCAGATGATTATCCCGTTTATGTTGTTAGTGCAGCAGGTAGTGATAATGAAAGGATTGAGGAAGTCTTATTGTATGAATTAGACCGGGTTGTAAAGGTGAATAATCTTACCTCTGTCTATATACCACCTGTACAAGAAGAAGTCCTTCTCTATAAGGAATTCACCAAGCTTCGTGAAGTAATTGCTGAGCTTAGAGGCCCTAATGGCTGTCCGTGGGATCGGAAGCAAACGCATCAAAGCTTAAAGAAATACTTAATTGAAGAAGCTTATGAATTAATCGAAGCCATTAATGATGATGATATTGATCATATAATTGAAGAGTTAGGTGATGTTCTGCTTCAAGTTATGCTACACGCACAAATTGGTGAGGATGAGGGATATTTCTCGATTGATGAAGTGATTAGTAGCATTACCTCCAAAATGATCCGCAGACACCCGCACGTTTTCGGTAGCGTTAAAGTTAATAATGTGGACGATGTGTTAACAAATTGGGAGGAAATCAAATCCCAAGAGAAGGCTACTCAAGATGAGGAATCATCGCTGCTTGATAAAGTTAGTTTAGCGCAGCCATCATTGATGCGTGCCTATGAGCTGCAGAAGGAAGCGGCTAAGGTTGGCTTCGATTGGCAGGAAGTGGCTCCTGTTTGGGATAAGGTAAAAGAAGAATTACAGGAATTTGAAGCTGAAGTGATGAAAGATGACGACAGCGAAAATGCATTGAAGGAATTTGGTGACTTGTTATTTGCGTTCATTAATCTGGCACGATTTTATAAAATTCACCCGGAAGAAGCCCTGCTTGCGACAAATCAAAAATTTACAGACCGCTTCCGTTTTGTTGAAAAAAAAGTCAAGGAAAGTGGCAGAGATTTTGAACAGCACACTCTTGACCAATTGGACCAATACTGGGATGAAGCAAAGAAAACCGGCCTATAA